Proteins found in one Ostrinia nubilalis chromosome 27, ilOstNubi1.1, whole genome shotgun sequence genomic segment:
- the LOC135084745 gene encoding uncharacterized protein LOC135084745, which produces MTYCCSQCNFTAQFESALRMHHQLHHEPATLNGYPDSKPKLLTEKSNTVPRAAALDASFSSTKESKGFKLASRTSSATRLLDKLRSRITRSRSRILFSHPEESSENNLNTNDHSISSDCTSKALESSMSKSSAITTPLVETKETYGCHLCSFDADRITVLDRHLLNDHKIGLDNLLKLVLAKTKDGLSEECPNQSLYGIRQPYYKATDEIIEEGEFVIETVSPKIRILKHTSTNTDIQWNDIPDLKDNCRMITKELEKLMKYPVEKCDKDELLAKMQTLNECMGKFVDSTNTIKRVLTKEYDSKTSVRDRLSTAEPFFDLGLGEFQEFILQDYTTFTGYVSLATKPLILPEVAVGGIGRD; this is translated from the exons ATGACATACTG CTGTTCACAATGCAACTTCACCGCCCAGTTCGAGAGTGCCCTGAGGATGCATCATCAATTGCACCACGAACCGGCCACTCTGAATGGATACCCTGACTCCAAACCTAAGCTTTTGACT GAAAAATCAAACACGGTGCCTCGCGCAGCAGCATTGGACGCCTCGTTCTCAAGCACCAAAGAAAGCAAAGGTTTCAAGT TGGCGTCACGAACGTCGTCAGCGACCCGGCTGTTGGACAAGCTGCGCTCGCGCATCACGCGTAGCAGAAGCAGGATCCTCTTCTCACACCCTGAGGAGAGCAGCGAGAACAACCTGAATACTAAT GATCATTCAATATCCAGCGACTGTACATCCAAAGCTTTGGAGTCTTCAATGTCTAAGAGCAGTGCCATCACCACGCCCCTTGTGGAGACCAAGGAAACCTATGGATGCCATCTGTGTTCTTTTGATGCTGATCG CATCACAGTCTTGGACAGGCATCTCCTCAACGACCACAAGATCGGCCTCGACAACCTCCTCAAGTTAGTTTTAGCTAAAACAAAAGACGGCCTATCCGAGGAATGCCCGAACCAATCACTATACGGAATCCGACAACCATACTACAAGGCTACAGACGAAATCATCGAAGAAGGCGAATTTGTCATAGAAACAGTATCTCCCAAGATCCGAATACTGAAACATACGTCAACTAACACAGATATACAGTGGAATGACATACCAGATTTGAAAGACAATTGTAGGATGATAACCAAAGAATTGGAGAAGTTAATGAAGTATCCAGTGGAAAAATGTGACAAGGATGAGTTGCTAGCTAAGATGCAGACGTTGAATGAGTGTATGGGGAAATTTGTAGATTCTACGAACACGATCAAAAGGGTGCTGACGAAGGAATATGATTCGAAGACCAGCGTCAGAGATAGGCTGAGCACTGCTGAGCCGTTTTTCGATTTGGGGCTAGGAGA ATTTCAAGAATTTATCCTACAGGACTAcacaaccttcactggttatgTGTCATTGGCAACAAAGCCGTTGATCCTGCCAGAAGTTGCAGTTGGTGGGATAGGGAGGGATTAG
- the LOC135084825 gene encoding uncharacterized protein LOC135084825, translating into MISSVNYKKVKIHITTFQNEDTKPKTKMEKEKCKHNLINAANKRFICAMCLNSNNTHNCNEDHGKIARPCPICRKKHDNINKRSCDHNKVDKKDTVIHTYDHSKEYNLKTNLKDISNADNKHSDKRNEINERNMKTKILSTKIVQTSQTDLTQDLSLLKEVLTVFQSKKLDIKSNNSKTVVMKDVSVATESQSKIDLKPKLTMSRIFQLSIDETSNNNGNNFKIVNYSQPTNAKSSHFSIDLIKHKSSSIPQMKVEELKYSLKEKTKSKDAIEEVNRMFATVRRHEMSKNLDDHNRPLIRNGPRVLPVVKTNTYQENTKENSDSELENKPVDTAICKCCQTNDLQLSAGDSIFKHECCYHKMLQEGKCEKCVYMLCCHYQNHSKVEAGALICEHCRNPSEEKQGNANGGCNHCEHF; encoded by the coding sequence ATGATATCAAGCGttaactacaaaaaagttaagattCACATAACTACTTTCCAAAACGAAGACACAAAGCCCAAAACCAAAATGGAGAAAGAGAAATGCAAACATAATCTCATAAACGCTGCCAATAAAAGATTCATTTGTGCCAtgtgtttaaattcaaataatacaCACAATTGTAACGAAGATCATGGGAAAATAGCAAGACCTTGTCCTATATGTCGTAAAAAGCACGataacattaataaaagaaGTTGTGATCACAACAAAGTTGATAAAAAAGATACTGTGATTCACACTTATGATCACAGCAAAGAATACAATCTGAAAACCAATCTGAAAGACATATCAAACGCTGATAATAAACATAGTgataaaagaaatgagattaATGAAAGGAATATGAAAACAAAGATTCTGAGCACAAAAATTGTTCAAACGTCTCAAACTGACCTGACCCAAGATCTCAGTTTGCTAAAAGAAGTCCTAACAGTGTTTCAGAGTAAAAAGCTTGATATCAAAAGTAATAACAGTAAAACAGTTGTAATGAAAGATGTATCAGTAGCTACTGAGAGTCAATCTAAAATAGACCTTAAACCAAAGCTCACAATGAGCAGAATATTCCAACTTTCAATCGATGAAACTAGCAACAACAATGGGAATAATTTCAAAATAGTAAATTATTCACAACCTACTAACGCGAAGTCTTCTCACTTTTCAATAGACTTAATAAAACACAAATCTTCCTCAATCCCTCAAATGAAAGTGGAAGAATTGAAATATTCTTTGAAAGAGAAGACGAAATCGAAAGATGCTATCGAAGAAGTGAACAGAATGTTCGCGACTGTACGACGacatgaaatgtcaaaaaatctagaTGACCATAATAGACCACTGATTAGAAACGGACCTAGGGTATTGCCAGTTGTAAAAACTAACACTTATCAAGAAAACACAAAAGAAAACTCTGATAGTGAGTTGGAAAATAAACCAGTTGATACGGCAATTTGCAAGTGTTGCCAGACAAACGATTTGCAGCTGTCAGCAGGAGATTCCATTTTCAAACATGAGTGTTGCTATCATAAAATGCTGCAGGAAGGGAAATGCGAGAAATGTGTTTATATGCTGTGTTGCCATTATCAGAATCATAGCAAAGTTGAGGCAGGGGCACTAATATGTGAACATTGTAGAAACCCTTCCGAAGAAAAACAAGGAAATGCAAATGGAGGATGCAATCATTGTGAGcatttttaa